The Juglans regia cultivar Chandler chromosome 11, Walnut 2.0, whole genome shotgun sequence genome contains the following window.
aatattttaataatattttttttaactttcaactttcttctaaaattatctcatctcattatttaaattgtacCATATTAGCTAGATGACTTTCAATATGAGATGAATCAAGGAGATacgatgagaattttgtgtataatagtaagatgatttgtaaataatagtgaaatagttttagttaaatattttttaaattttacgaaatgagagagaaaagtatgaataaaaaatattataaagttaaaatattgttggaatataattttttaatataatttttattttaagattttaaaaagttgaattattttttatttgaaaatttgaaagtttgtgaaaattgaaatgattaatttaaaagtatatgtgtttgaataatattttctgaagaaaataagaagaaatgcgatgaaaattattttcaaacccATGAGTATAATTATCTTCAAACTCAAACTTTAATGCAAAAATTCCAAATAtcgtaatattatatatggtatAAGTACGTATATCTATCGTCtaaaaattagttaattattgCTTATATGCAGTCCTTTTACATGAAAATTCTATggttttattcatatatatccTTTAGGAGTACTTGGGTTGTCTTCCTTTAAGAGAGATTATTTGCACGTCACTTATAAAAGGTTACATTTATAAATCTTTAGTTATTAATGATTGATCAGAATTAACATTGGTGGTGCAAGTAATTTGCATGTGTACAAAAAGTGGATACGGATCAAATGGGCACAAGTAACCAgcgagaaaaaagagagagaaagttcgGGGGACACGACCGGGAAGACTCCGAACACCATCGTACAGGGAAACGGTAAGCTGGCCGTAAGGGGAAAACTCAGaatatcagagagagagagagtgagagagagagaggggctagAGTATAGAATTGAAGTAATATCTTAATTACCaattaacttgaaaataaaatatcgttaaCTGCATGCATGGGGGCGATCAAGGATTGAAAATGAAGTCGCCGCACTTGCACTTCCAGCACATAGGCTTGTAGTTGGAGACGCCATCTCTGGAGTTTGCAATAGTAGTACTGTGGCCGGTTGCATGACTTGCATCAGAGATTAATGGGATTCTCCTCAGCCTTTGCACTCGCGGTACAATCGGGACCTGAACTGCCTCGCAGTGCCCACAAGTGCTGCACCTCTTCTCGCAGTTTGGCGGCCTCGACCCTATCTGACCTCTCGCCAATATCCTTACCCATTTCTTCTCTGCTCTCCCTTCCtgtgcattatatatatgaatcgaaTTCAAGAGTACTTGATACATGAAACACTACGGAATTGGATTCAGATAAAGGGAGCTCATGCTAATTAAGTATATAAGGAAAATAAGATAAAGCACTCTGCGGGATTGTTGTTGCTTACTTGAGCTGCGTCAACTAAGTACTTGGGAATGCTTCTCCCTGTAATGCATAAAAGTGATCGGAGTCCAGGTCaggaagcaaaaagaaaaaatatatatatttaatttctacGAGGATGGTCATTAATTACCTTCAGCCGTGAATCTCACTATCGTCATGCTTGAAACCAAAAGCACGATGAGCGTGGAAATTAGTATGTTTCTATTTCTGTGCCAACAAACGCAATTTTCATCAGTGCTGTCCATTTTCTCACTGAAAGATGTAGCAGTTCTTTTGAATGTAAAACCTTGAGGGAAAACAATGGGAGGGGAATAGACTAATAGTAAAAGGCGAGCTGGGGGGAGCCTCGATTATTTATATGAAAGTGATATTCTGAAAACTGAAAAGTGTCCAAATAGAGGTCCAAGGGATTGAAGGACACCTCGATATATAATAGAATTAAGATCACTCCATTTTACCTCCTATATAATTCGCAGTCAGTGGTGGACGTGGAAGGCAAGAAAAAAGTACTTTACATGAGAAGTGCTAcagatacaaagagattatataaaataaatctataaattaatatgattttatagaatctgttagatttattttataataaaagtaactttagaatctgacgtaccatatcaagctacgtcaatttgtaaatttattttttagtatttccTACGTGGCtaaagcattttttaatattaaatatgatatttacataaaagaaaaaatctatacaacttcttactatttatacaatttctacacactacattttttttaattttttttattaaatatttaatatataaataatgaatagaagaatttaattaatttaaaaaattaaattaaaaaaaaattaaaaaattaaaaaattaaaaaaaatatagtatataaattataaagattgaaaaatttatatagcattgcaattatataaaaataaattaattttttaataataaattttattatctttttaaataattatataatatttacccGTTCTACCATTACGTGTACcattattactttattttgaAACCTACAAAATAAGGTTGCTTAAGAGAGAGGTGACCCCAATCGAAAACGCAAGCTGGACCTCAACCTCGTTTCACGATCCCACCAAAAGCCAAAGCTGCGTACCGTATGTTTAAATACCTGGAAGTGGCAGGAGTACTGCAGCTAGGAAGGATGGACAGCTGAACGTACGgcaacattaataaaaaaaatattagtttactaatatttacatatttaatttttaactaaaaataaataaaaaattcaatcagtcatttttatcatttttaacattttcttataaatatatataggtgtttaacattttcaagagaattattttaataaaaaagagattatacaaaaattaattatgtcttaatataatatgttaaattataaaattaattttattattaattaaatctaataaattatataaaattatatcaatttatatatttaattttatataatatctttatacATGTATCACTTTTCGTTATTTAGTGGTTAGGCAGGTTTGGGATGACatcagaattttatattttgttttaatgtttaaaatattatattttaatattattattatattaaaatttgaaaaaattaaattaaaatttaaaaaagttaaattatttattatattttatatacaaattttaaaaatatataataataaaataaaataaaataaaaattttatatcttatcCCACCTCCAAACCTGCCTTTAGTTTATTGGGCGGGCTATTGCATGGGTTTTCGTTTTCGTTTTCGTTGGAAATATTTACCTGAGAATGTCCCTTACGTTGGTTCTGTTTGTTTCTGGAGATTTTGACCAACTCTATTTTGACACGGCAAATACCCTCGATCGCTTTCTTTAAAGTTCTTTTATCTCTTTCGATCGGAAAGAGTACTACGCACGTGAATATTTCTCAAGACACTACTGTATTTTAGGGTATATAAATAGTAACATATATTATGAGAAAtgttaaaatttgtaattaacATTATTCTTGTATATTACAACCTACGTATCAGCAATCTGGAAAAGATCAATATCGATCTATACTGTATTttagggtatatatatatatatatatatatatatatatatatatttctgaaaGAATATGACGGGTGCACGGGATCGATCGACGTCAGCTAGCTGCAAACTATAAATTCATTCAGGCACATGTGACATGAGTACTGGAAAATCGAGAGAAAAGGAGCAGTACGTACGGCGCGCGCGAACGTTTGATTTATACAGGATGATCAGTCTACGTATATATACCTCGTGTACTTCGTGACTCCTGCGATTCTCGTCAGCTGCATCACTGAATCGTTCATCAAGGGCATGCATGCGTATATAGCTACTGCAATTATAAGACgtgcaaattaaaacaaatgtcATTGCATTGGAAGAGTACGCCCAGTACAGATCACTAGGGTTGCTGTTGGCCGGCATCGATTTCACGCAGCATATATGCATGTGGGGgatattcaataaattaatgattttcaCAGGATATAAATTATATcgtgaattatataattatcatataaaataataaatttaaatataaaatttatataaaaaaattaatttttaagtaataaatttaactattttttaaaataattatacaacgTTTACGattatacattaaattattcaaaattatgtTAATAGAAATTTGGAAAGGTAGGAGTGACAACtgaataataatttctcatgtcattttcagaataaacaaataatattttatataagttatgctaacagctagctagcttatgtatatatatatacacatatattttttttttatataagttatatatatatacacacatacaccaTCATTatgtaagaattaaaaaaaaaaaaaaaagcaaatcgGTAAAAAAATGGGTGAAGACTAAGGGTGGGAGTAGAGTTttcctatataaatatatatatatatatatataagagaaatgtcGCAATTAAAATTGCCGACCTaaacaaattaaacattaatttatacattaattaggaaaagaattataaatatattttcgaCTATGAATTTTTACAATGACGCCCTTAATTCGACTATAATGTAtttgtcaatttaattaatttacttgaTCATCATGAGTTAGTTGTCTCCTGATCGATCgagtaatatttaaatttagatatcaaagaaaaaggaagttGTTGTATTCCACACTTATGATTCTTAGTTCATGCCTGACCAATCCACTATATATCTTTTTGCCAGCGTTCGATCAGGAGAGAACAACAAGCAGATCTAATGATACCGATAACCCATACGTactgggttgaaaaaaaaataaaaaataaaaaaaatctcaagatATTTAGAGAGGATGCCCTATCATATTTTCAGTTTTCGTATTAAATTATTGGAGGACTTAATTTTCTGCTTAGTACGGCCTGATTAGTTTAATGAAACGTTGCCcatgttttagtttaatgaacttttcagaatttattgaaaaaaatttgagaCGTGTTTATTATTTAGAATTAATTGTGAATACAACTCCCTTAACATATTTGGGGAGAACAAATCTACTATGCTGATATATCCCTCTTCcagagacatatatatatatagttaatacaaCAGACTTTTTAAGTactttaaaactatttaaacatGCGTGTGTGTAATCTACATGCTGCTGCCTGGGTACCTAGCTTCTTTTGAGACAACTAGACTCCCTCTCCAAGTAAAGAGAATATCATACCTAAAATTCTCTTCTGGAACTTTATTCCCTCGTTCCCCGGATGGAGACATGATGATCCACACACGAGTCTGCTACAATGGCAAGTCAGCAGCTATGATAAGAGAAAATTGTCAATCGCATGTTGGACCACGTCTGCTCCATCAGAATTTATACAGAACGTTTTCACctgaaaaaaagagagaagtttCTAATTTTGTCAATCAACTATCTATTATTCCAACTTAATCTTTCTAATTTCGAAAAAAGTCCCATTGTTAATTAATACTATTCagtaggaaaaatatttgcatcaacctactattcatcacacacttaacacacttagtgtattgaggtttaaaaaaaaaaaaaaaaattgaatgtatggtgtgtgaagtgtgtaggttgatgcatagaattacccTATTCAGTATTTGTCACGTCTTACCGTCAtcatgtagatttttttttttcttttttttacattgTTGACGTGACTTGCGAGGCCAAGTCTTACAAAACTATAATATATTGACACGAACGTGACTCCACATCTGTAGCAGCCACAAACGATGTACGTGCATGTCATGTGTCTCCATCTTTTCTAATATTAAGTGTGAGACCTGTGCGAGGACAAAAATGCCATGCAAGCAAGGCAACGAAGttgtggaaaaaatatttttttgatcagtaaagttgtggaaaaaatattatatatatataattggtaaaTGGTGACAGTATGAGAGGATAAGGGTGAAAGCAATCGATGGTCAACAATGATTTTGATGAGGGTGAAAGCAATCGATGGTcaataatgattttaaaaacTGACATAATCCGGGAGCCAAAATCGTattttaaccctttttttttttttttccctgttgcTAGGTTACATATTCAATGAATCATGCATCCATGGCCACCCTTTACCTTATTCTTATAGCGGAGATACCATTCGAATAAGAGCTCACTTGTAATAAATTGCAActtcaaaataatgataataacgATAGTAGTAATTAATAgcaataaagtaaaaaaaaaaaaaatagaacaaataaaTTAGACTAATGATGGTGGAACAAACTGATTCATGATCTGATCACATAGAAACAAAAGTATTGTTCTACTTCTACATGATGACTTTAAAGAGTAAAAACCCACCTGAATGGTACTGTGCGCTAGATATCTTTGTTTACTTCCACGGAAGTTAACATCAACCCGTTCCCAACTCACTTTTGTTAAACCTCTTAGCATTTCCTCTACAAATGTTGTAAAATGATACGATGAGTGAAAATAATATCCGAAGTGACAGTTTCCAAATCaatcaatatcttaaaaatttcGAATATTTAGAAAATCATTGGCCTGAAATTACACACATGTAAGGGTCATTTACTTGGCTATTCTTATAATTATCTTCTATAAGATAATGAACCGACACCAACAGCAAATCCccatcctctcccccaccccccCGGGGCGCGGGTCCCCCCTTTATTTTTTAACGGTTAATAAGAGTTTGGAGATACCCCTTCATTTTTTAACGGTTAATAAGAGCTTGGAGATATTTACCCTTCCCTCGTTTTCCATGTTATAAATTATTGACCAAAAAATGGACCGAATGGGAAATCATAACATCTTATACCTATTTCAACTAGTTTGTCCTCAGATACCACCGTTAATGTTGTTCTGTAATTCCCAAATCCCAACCCAAGAGGAGGAATTGAACTCAATTAGTAACAAACCGTGCTAATAATTTCTAAGCCTGCCTTCCCTAGAGGGACAATAATTCAGATCCATGCCTAAAAAAGCATAATCCGACAACTTCTTTGGTTGCCTGGCCTCctaatcattaaatttattagGACTCCGCTTTGGCACTTCCTTCAAACCAATACTACTACAGGCCAAGACAGATCTATCACAACCTTCCTGGTAGTCTTGGCTAGAGTTCACAATATATCAGTAACCAGTATTTTGGCAGCCagatagaagagaaaaaaaaaataagtataccTTCTAAATGAATATTCTTGTGTCCATTGACTTTAGCCTCGAACGGGATTTCTTGTTGGTTGCTGGAAGTCTCTGCTGTCTCCACATTTACAACATGCGGATATTTGTCACCTCTAGAACGACGCAAATGCTGATTGAGGGAATGGTGGTTAGATTAATTCAagataaaattcaaatttccatGACAAGTTTCAAAATTACCTTTGGGAGCTCATCTCGACGCCGTAGAGACGATGTACTCCATCCCACAAGTTCTATTGAAGGTGTCAAGTTATTCATGTAAGCAGTGAGTGtgatttccaagaaaaaaaaaaaagtgagagaacCTAATGATCAGACTCATCCTCTAACTGTTTGATTTTCATATCTGAACCTCCAGATATCTGTCTCCCAAAGATTTTTCGTCAAGAATGtccaaaaagagagagaataacaGTAAAAGGATACGGTCAAATCGTATGTTTGAATAGGCAACACGTTTCTTGAAGGACCGCAACGCAGACCTGCAGAGACAAGATGAGATATAATGACATATTCTGTAATAATTTGAGCTGTCAGTAGACACAAATGTTGCATAAGAACTCACATAAATTTaagatcttcatcatcattagccATCCGAAGAAGCAGGGGAGTTTTTCCATCATCATTGTCGGTCAAAAATAGATGTTTTCCAGTTTTACCAAGAAACCACGACACACGGGATGCAGCTTTTTCCAAAGTGTAAGAGCCACAAAACATA
Protein-coding sequences here:
- the LOC109009412 gene encoding EPIDERMAL PATTERNING FACTOR-like protein 2 encodes the protein MDSTDENCVCWHRNRNILISTLIVLLVSSMTIVRFTAEGRSIPKYLVDAAQEGRAEKKWVRILARGQIGSRPPNCEKRCSTCGHCEAVQVPIVPRVQRLRRIPLISDASHATGHSTTIANSRDGVSNYKPMCWKCKCGDFIFNP